The proteins below are encoded in one region of Paraburkholderia phenazinium:
- a CDS encoding carbohydrate ABC transporter permease: MQPKMTISRAVIYAALILFALYFLFPLYVMLSTSFKDIDQLRTGNLLTPPSHPTFAPWIKAWSQACTGVRCDGMEPFFMNSVRMVIPAVLISSIIGAFNGYVLTHWRFRGADILFTMLLVGCFIPFQAILLPMARFEGFMGLSNTVGGLVLVHVVYGIAFTTMFFRNFYVSIPAELVKAARIDGAGFFLIFSKILLPVSLPIFMVCLIWQFTQIWNDFLFGIVFSGVDSMPITVALNNLVNTSTGVKEYNVDMAGAIIAALPTLLVYIIAGRYFVRGLTAGAVKG; this comes from the coding sequence ATGCAGCCTAAGATGACGATCAGCCGTGCCGTCATTTATGCGGCGCTGATTCTGTTTGCGTTGTACTTCCTGTTTCCGCTTTACGTGATGCTGTCCACGTCGTTCAAGGACATCGATCAGCTGCGCACCGGCAACCTGCTGACGCCGCCGTCGCATCCGACTTTCGCGCCGTGGATCAAGGCGTGGAGCCAGGCATGTACCGGCGTGCGTTGCGACGGTATGGAACCGTTCTTCATGAACTCGGTGCGCATGGTGATTCCGGCCGTGCTGATTTCGTCGATCATCGGCGCCTTCAACGGTTACGTGCTGACGCACTGGCGCTTCCGTGGCGCGGACATCCTGTTCACGATGTTGCTGGTGGGCTGCTTCATTCCGTTCCAGGCCATCCTGTTGCCGATGGCGCGTTTCGAAGGCTTCATGGGCCTGTCGAACACGGTGGGCGGACTGGTGCTGGTGCACGTGGTGTACGGGATTGCGTTCACGACGATGTTCTTCCGCAACTTCTACGTCAGCATTCCGGCGGAACTCGTGAAAGCGGCGCGTATCGACGGGGCAGGCTTCTTCCTGATCTTCTCGAAGATTCTGCTGCCGGTTTCGTTGCCGATTTTCATGGTCTGCCTGATCTGGCAATTCACGCAGATCTGGAATGACTTCCTGTTCGGTATCGTGTTCTCGGGTGTCGATTCGATGCCGATCACGGTGGCGCTGAACAATCTCGTCAATACGTCGACCGGTGTGAAGGAATACAACGTCGACATGGCAGGCGCCATTATTGCCGCACTGCCTACGTTGCTCGTCTACATCATCGCCGGCCGATACTTCGTGCGTGGCCTGACGGCAGGCGCAGTGAAGGGCTAA
- a CDS encoding BON domain-containing protein produces MKAFQVIKAISGALIVMASLNAYAQSSDATAAPAMSAAPSAKATRASNRALQRKVLKALAKAKGLTAENITVRARGGVVTLEGRVSDQGQSDIATQTAQGVAGVTSVTNALQVREQ; encoded by the coding sequence ATGAAAGCATTCCAGGTGATCAAGGCCATCAGCGGCGCGCTCATCGTAATGGCCTCGCTCAACGCCTATGCGCAAAGCAGCGATGCGACGGCGGCGCCCGCCATGTCAGCTGCCCCGAGCGCCAAGGCGACCAGGGCTTCCAACCGGGCTCTGCAACGCAAGGTGCTTAAGGCACTGGCCAAGGCGAAGGGCTTGACCGCTGAAAACATCACGGTCCGTGCACGCGGCGGTGTCGTGACGTTAGAAGGTCGGGTGTCCGATCAAGGGCAAAGCGACATTGCTACGCAAACCGCTCAAGGCGTAGCGGGCGTGACGTCGGTGACCAACGCACTGCAGGTCCGCGAACAGTAA
- a CDS encoding ABC transporter substrate-binding protein — protein sequence MRIVRESARVACLLAVAGLMVFAGCTKIAQSDQGGAADSALKQVLQRGTLRVGDCLTFAPFGFYNKDGQPDGYDVDLAKELAKQMGVKLEVVNTTSANRIPNLQTSKVDVVFCNFTRNLERAKEISFTNPYVVASEALLVKKSSGIKSIADMSNRTIATVKGSTNGDEVRSLNMQVKIQEFDSSEAAILAVKQGQADAMIEDNNFLAYQATLDPDLTVTNEALVPLEYNAFGVKQGDQVWLDYLNLFLFNTNASKLNAQLYKKWFGTDPRFPLNPQY from the coding sequence ATGAGAATCGTCAGGGAAAGCGCAAGAGTCGCGTGTTTGCTCGCAGTGGCCGGTCTGATGGTATTCGCCGGCTGCACGAAAATCGCCCAGTCAGATCAGGGCGGCGCGGCTGATTCGGCGCTCAAGCAGGTTCTGCAGCGCGGCACCTTGCGCGTAGGCGACTGTTTGACCTTTGCACCATTCGGCTTCTACAACAAGGATGGCCAGCCCGACGGTTACGACGTTGACCTCGCGAAAGAACTGGCCAAGCAGATGGGCGTCAAGCTCGAAGTCGTGAATACGACGAGTGCCAATCGCATTCCGAATCTGCAAACGAGCAAGGTCGACGTGGTGTTCTGCAACTTCACCCGCAACCTCGAGCGTGCCAAGGAAATCTCCTTTACGAATCCGTACGTGGTGGCGAGCGAAGCGCTGCTGGTGAAGAAAAGCAGCGGCATCAAGTCCATTGCCGATATGTCGAATCGCACGATTGCCACCGTCAAAGGCTCGACGAACGGTGATGAAGTGCGCTCGTTGAACATGCAGGTCAAGATTCAGGAGTTCGACAGCTCGGAGGCCGCGATCCTGGCGGTCAAGCAAGGCCAGGCCGACGCCATGATCGAGGACAACAACTTCCTCGCGTATCAGGCAACGCTCGATCCGGATCTGACCGTGACCAACGAAGCATTGGTGCCGCTCGAATACAACGCGTTCGGCGTCAAGCAGGGAGATCAGGTCTGGCTCGATTATCTGAACCTGTTCCTGTTCAACACCAACGCCTCCAAGCTGAACGCGCAGCTTTACAAGAAGTGGTTCGGCACAGATCCGCGCTTCCCGCTGAATCCGCAGTATTGA
- a CDS encoding porin, translating into MKKALLAAALMSAGVIAHAQSSVTLFGRLDAGVEYMSGIPSATGTGSTSRVKLESGDWGTSLWGMKGVEDLGGGLSAVFHLEGSFSTATGALGGPNNLFNRYALVGIQDNQVGTLTLGRELTLDGEDLWAYDPFAQSSWSSASLVRGRNWQASSNNINFDSQTFGGFAARVQYSLGNTTNFNDGATGNGGQLNNEGRSDAVELKYNNSLLQLRAVYDEVRNVNGGLGDTTNGVWGSSREYMAGGNVILGPFTLNAMYDGLRSSGVSGAPTGIPTTANQEYGGVTWHATPAAQLIAAVYHVNANNGAGNATMYTIGGSYNLSKRTLLDVQVATVRNSNNADFSLEANLPGNSDNPLPGHSQSGVYAGIEHSF; encoded by the coding sequence ATGAAAAAAGCTTTACTCGCCGCTGCGTTGATGTCGGCTGGCGTCATTGCCCACGCTCAAAGCAGCGTGACGCTGTTCGGCCGCCTGGATGCGGGCGTTGAATACATGAGCGGCATACCTAGTGCGACTGGCACGGGTTCCACGTCTCGCGTCAAACTGGAAAGCGGTGACTGGGGTACCAGCCTCTGGGGTATGAAGGGCGTGGAAGACCTGGGTGGCGGCCTGTCGGCGGTGTTCCACCTGGAAGGTTCTTTCAGCACAGCGACGGGCGCCCTCGGCGGCCCTAACAACCTCTTCAATCGTTATGCATTGGTTGGGATCCAGGACAACCAGGTCGGTACCCTGACTTTGGGTCGCGAGCTGACACTCGATGGCGAGGACCTGTGGGCATATGACCCGTTCGCCCAGTCGTCGTGGTCGTCGGCATCGCTTGTACGTGGCCGCAACTGGCAGGCTTCGAGCAACAACATCAATTTTGACTCGCAAACCTTCGGCGGCTTCGCTGCGCGCGTCCAGTACTCACTGGGTAACACAACGAACTTTAACGATGGCGCTACGGGCAACGGCGGTCAACTGAACAATGAAGGCCGTTCAGATGCTGTGGAGCTCAAGTACAACAACAGTCTTCTCCAGCTTCGCGCTGTGTATGACGAAGTTCGCAATGTGAACGGCGGCCTTGGTGACACAACCAACGGCGTGTGGGGCTCTTCGCGCGAATATATGGCTGGCGGCAACGTGATCCTGGGACCATTCACGCTGAACGCGATGTATGACGGCCTGCGTAGCTCGGGGGTGAGCGGTGCCCCGACTGGCATTCCGACGACAGCAAACCAGGAATACGGCGGTGTGACATGGCATGCTACGCCGGCCGCACAGCTGATTGCAGCCGTGTACCACGTCAATGCGAACAACGGCGCGGGCAATGCCACGATGTACACCATTGGCGGTTCGTACAACCTCTCGAAGCGCACTTTGCTTGACGTCCAGGTGGCTACCGTGCGTAACAGCAACAATGCTGACTTCAGCCTTGAAGCCAACCTCCCGGGCAATTCGGATAACCCGCTCCCAGGTCACAGCCAGAGCGGCGTGTACGCCGGTATTGAACACTCATTCTGA
- a CDS encoding ABC transporter substrate-binding protein: MKFRAIMGALCAAGLMCGVSAAQAAESIEVLHWWTSGGESKAVGVLKDDMQKQGYTWKDFAVAGGAGAAAMTALKTQVISGNAPSAAQIKGPLIQEWAEQGVLVPIDSVAGDWKKNLPPQIDKIMHADGHYVAAPFSVHRVNWIWINKAALDKVGAKPPTTWPEFFALADKLKAAGIQPVAAGGQPWQDLTLWEDVVLSQGADFYKKAIVDLDQKTLTSQQMVGVFDTVRKIESYMDTGRTGRDWNLATAMVINGKAGMQFMGDWAKGEFANANKQPGTDYICAPVPGTSKGYTFNVDSFVFFAQKGAKDATAGQLALAKTIMSPEFQEQFSLYKGSIPVRLGVNMDKFDACGKQSYADEQTAIKAGGYVPSLAHGMAQPDATAGAITDVVTKFMNSDQDSKSAVEALAKAAKTK, encoded by the coding sequence ATGAAATTTCGCGCGATCATGGGCGCTTTGTGCGCCGCAGGTCTGATGTGTGGTGTATCCGCAGCGCAAGCTGCCGAGTCGATCGAAGTGCTGCACTGGTGGACGTCAGGCGGCGAATCGAAAGCCGTCGGCGTGCTGAAAGACGACATGCAGAAGCAGGGCTACACCTGGAAGGACTTCGCGGTTGCGGGCGGCGCAGGTGCGGCGGCCATGACGGCACTGAAGACGCAGGTGATCTCGGGCAACGCGCCGAGCGCTGCGCAGATCAAGGGTCCGCTGATCCAGGAATGGGCGGAGCAGGGCGTGCTGGTGCCGATCGACTCGGTCGCGGGTGACTGGAAGAAGAACCTGCCGCCGCAGATCGACAAGATCATGCACGCAGACGGTCACTACGTGGCAGCGCCGTTCTCGGTGCACCGCGTGAACTGGATCTGGATCAACAAGGCAGCACTCGACAAGGTCGGCGCCAAGCCGCCTACCACGTGGCCGGAATTCTTCGCCCTCGCTGACAAGCTGAAGGCCGCCGGCATCCAGCCGGTTGCTGCCGGCGGTCAACCGTGGCAAGACCTGACGCTGTGGGAAGACGTCGTGCTGTCGCAAGGCGCTGACTTCTACAAGAAGGCGATTGTCGACCTCGACCAGAAGACCCTGACGTCGCAGCAGATGGTCGGCGTGTTCGACACGGTCCGCAAGATCGAGTCGTACATGGACACGGGCCGCACGGGCCGTGACTGGAACCTCGCAACGGCCATGGTCATCAACGGCAAGGCCGGCATGCAGTTCATGGGCGACTGGGCGAAGGGCGAGTTCGCGAACGCGAACAAGCAGCCGGGTACGGACTATATCTGCGCACCGGTGCCGGGCACGTCGAAGGGCTACACGTTTAACGTCGACTCGTTCGTGTTCTTCGCACAGAAGGGCGCGAAGGATGCAACCGCTGGTCAGCTGGCACTCGCCAAGACGATCATGAGCCCGGAATTCCAGGAGCAGTTCAGCCTGTACAAGGGTTCGATTCCGGTCCGTCTGGGCGTGAACATGGACAAGTTCGACGCTTGCGGCAAGCAGTCGTACGCGGATGAACAAACGGCGATCAAGGCCGGCGGTTATGTTCCGTCGCTCGCGCACGGTATGGCTCAGCCGGATGCAACGGCTGGCGCGATCACCGACGTCGTGACGAAGTTCATGAACTCGGACCAGGATTCGAAGAGCGCAGTTGAAGCGCTCGCGAAGGCTGCGAAGACGAAGTAA
- the zwf gene encoding glucose-6-phosphate dehydrogenase codes for MAKISPGVGPRFPQVVVLFGATGDLARRKLLPGLFHLASAGFIPGCRVIAVALDDITLDDFRRIAREALEEFSSRPIVEAEWETFSAHLDYLSLAAGAEALKVAVERAEQSLEAQCQRLHYLSVPPNAALSAVGMLKDAGLVERSRIIMEKPFGTDLASSVSLNARLHEVFEEEQIFRIDHFLGKEPAQNILAFRFANGLFEPIWNRNFIDHVQIDVPETLGLGKRAGFYEQTGAFRDMVVTHLFQILAFMAMEPPTSLEPAPISEEKNKVFRSMLPIQPSDVVRGQYTGYRAEEGVSPESETETFIALKCSIDNWRWAGVPFYLRTGKRLAEGQRIISIAFREPPKSMFPAGSGVGSQGPDHLTFDLADASKMSLSFYGKRPGPGMRLDKLSLQFAMRDTGMIGDVLEAYERLILDAMRGDRTLFTTAEGIERLWQVSTALLESPPPVRFYSPGSWGPNAIHQLVAPRAWRLPFERAWRDPNKLGS; via the coding sequence ATGGCGAAGATCTCCCCAGGAGTGGGTCCGCGGTTTCCCCAAGTAGTCGTCCTCTTCGGCGCCACCGGCGATCTGGCGCGACGCAAGCTCTTGCCCGGTTTGTTCCATCTGGCGAGTGCGGGCTTTATTCCCGGCTGCCGGGTGATTGCGGTCGCGCTCGATGACATCACGCTGGATGACTTTCGCCGTATTGCGCGGGAAGCGCTCGAAGAGTTTTCCAGTCGCCCGATCGTCGAGGCGGAATGGGAGACCTTTTCCGCGCATCTCGACTATCTGTCGCTGGCCGCAGGTGCCGAGGCGCTCAAGGTCGCGGTTGAACGCGCCGAACAAAGCCTCGAAGCTCAATGCCAGCGGCTGCACTATCTGAGCGTGCCGCCAAACGCGGCCTTGTCCGCAGTGGGGATGCTCAAGGACGCGGGACTGGTCGAGCGTTCCCGGATCATTATGGAAAAGCCGTTTGGGACCGATCTGGCAAGCTCGGTGTCGTTGAATGCCAGGCTGCACGAAGTGTTCGAAGAAGAGCAGATCTTCCGCATCGACCACTTCCTGGGGAAAGAGCCGGCGCAAAACATTCTCGCGTTCCGCTTTGCGAATGGGCTATTCGAACCTATCTGGAATCGCAACTTTATCGACCACGTGCAGATCGACGTGCCCGAGACGCTCGGGCTCGGCAAGCGCGCAGGGTTCTATGAGCAGACCGGAGCGTTTCGCGACATGGTGGTCACGCATCTGTTCCAGATTCTCGCGTTCATGGCGATGGAGCCTCCGACCTCGCTCGAACCAGCGCCGATCAGCGAGGAAAAGAACAAGGTGTTTCGCAGTATGTTGCCGATTCAACCCTCCGATGTCGTGCGAGGGCAATACACCGGTTATCGGGCCGAGGAAGGTGTTAGTCCTGAGTCGGAGACGGAGACATTCATTGCGTTGAAGTGCTCTATCGACAATTGGCGTTGGGCCGGTGTGCCGTTCTATCTCCGTACCGGGAAGCGGCTTGCTGAAGGACAACGAATCATTTCCATCGCATTTCGCGAACCGCCCAAGAGCATGTTTCCCGCTGGGTCCGGTGTCGGTTCCCAGGGACCGGATCATTTGACGTTCGACCTGGCGGATGCGTCGAAGATGTCGCTGTCGTTCTATGGCAAGCGGCCGGGTCCCGGGATGCGGCTGGACAAGCTGAGCCTGCAGTTTGCCATGCGTGACACGGGGATGATTGGCGACGTGCTTGAGGCGTACGAGCGGCTGATTCTTGATGCCATGCGAGGCGACCGTACGCTGTTCACAACCGCTGAGGGCATCGAGCGCTTGTGGCAAGTGTCGACCGCGTTGCTGGAATCTCCTCCGCCTGTCCGGTTCTATTCACCGGGGTCGTGGGGGCCGAACGCTATTCATCAGCTCGTCGCGCCGCGGGCGTGGCGGCTACCGTTCGAACGGGCCTGGCGGGATCCGAACAAGTTGGGGAGTTGA
- a CDS encoding ABC transporter ATP-binding protein: MASLSIRDVYKTYPNGVPVLKGVNIDIEDGQFLILVGGSGCGKSTLLNMIAGLETVTKGDIQIDGKTVNNLSPKDRDIAMVFQSYALYPSMTVRENISFGLGIRKVPKTEQAQIVDRVSSMLQIQHLLDRKPGQLSGGQRQRVAMGRALARDPVMFLFDEPLSNLDAKLRIEMRSEIKLLHQRLGTTIVYVTHDQIEAMTLGDRIAVMKDGVVQQFGAPQDIYDSPSNLFVAGFIGAPPMNFIQGKLVEQGSGVGVEIDTGIKRSVLNLPFTSAKVKAQVGKEVILGLRPERITDARSAHNVEDAQLQPIEVKVDVIEPTGPDTLVFAQVNGKRVVSRVHPASNPQPLSNMTLLFDVSKAVLFDPANEERIA; this comes from the coding sequence ATGGCAAGTCTTTCCATCCGTGACGTGTACAAGACCTACCCGAATGGGGTGCCGGTCCTGAAGGGTGTCAACATCGACATCGAAGATGGCCAGTTCCTGATCCTGGTGGGCGGCTCGGGCTGCGGTAAGTCGACGCTGCTCAACATGATCGCCGGTCTCGAGACCGTGACGAAGGGCGATATTCAGATCGACGGCAAGACGGTGAACAACCTGTCGCCGAAGGATCGCGACATCGCGATGGTGTTTCAGTCGTATGCACTGTATCCGTCGATGACGGTGCGTGAAAATATTTCGTTCGGCCTGGGTATCCGCAAGGTGCCCAAGACGGAGCAGGCGCAGATTGTCGATCGGGTTTCCAGCATGCTGCAGATTCAGCATTTGCTGGACCGGAAGCCGGGGCAACTCTCCGGTGGTCAGCGGCAGCGTGTGGCGATGGGACGTGCGCTGGCGCGCGACCCGGTGATGTTCCTGTTCGATGAGCCGCTGTCTAATCTGGATGCCAAGCTGCGGATTGAGATGCGCTCGGAAATCAAGCTGCTGCATCAGCGTCTTGGGACGACCATCGTTTATGTGACGCACGATCAGATCGAAGCTATGACGCTGGGCGATCGGATCGCGGTCATGAAAGATGGGGTGGTGCAGCAGTTTGGCGCGCCGCAGGACATCTACGATTCGCCTTCCAACCTCTTCGTAGCCGGGTTTATTGGCGCGCCGCCGATGAACTTCATCCAGGGCAAGCTGGTTGAGCAAGGATCGGGTGTGGGCGTTGAGATCGATACCGGCATCAAGCGTAGCGTGCTGAATCTGCCGTTTACGTCGGCCAAGGTTAAGGCGCAGGTCGGCAAGGAAGTTATCCTGGGTCTGCGGCCTGAGCGGATTACGGATGCTCGCAGTGCGCATAATGTCGAAGATGCGCAGTTGCAGCCGATCGAGGTCAAGGTCGATGTGATCGAGCCTACCGGGCCCGACACTTTGGTGTTTGCTCAGGTCAACGGTAAGCGCGTGGTGAGCCGCGTGCATCCGGCTTCGAATCCGCAACCGCTTAGCAACATGACGCTGCTGTTTGATGTTTCCAAGGCAGTGCTGTTTGATCCGGCTAATGAAGAGCGGATTGCTTAA
- a CDS encoding amino acid ABC transporter permease — protein MSYEWLTLAGYWNDFVRAAWLTLQITLLAFILAMLLGLLTALASASRVGLLRAIASVYIEAIRNTPVLLQIFIVFFGLPSLGVTLNAYTAGVIALGVNVGAYLAEVFRAGIQSVPRGQLEAASILGLGRSQIFVEVILPQAARAVFPAIVNNLIQLLLGTSLLSAIALPELSGTATVINARTLLYLQTFTITLIAYLVLSGVLSWIAGQIGTRVFHPPLVMTKRSRRPFFMARQSDRT, from the coding sequence ATGAGCTATGAATGGCTGACCCTTGCGGGTTACTGGAACGATTTTGTTCGAGCAGCGTGGCTGACGCTTCAGATCACGCTGCTGGCCTTCATCCTCGCGATGCTGCTCGGCTTGCTGACCGCGCTGGCGAGCGCGTCGCGTGTCGGACTGTTGCGCGCCATCGCAAGTGTCTATATCGAAGCGATCCGCAATACGCCAGTACTGCTACAGATATTCATCGTGTTCTTTGGGTTGCCATCGCTCGGGGTTACGCTGAATGCCTATACGGCGGGCGTTATTGCGTTGGGCGTGAACGTCGGCGCATACCTCGCCGAGGTGTTTCGTGCGGGCATTCAGTCGGTGCCGCGCGGTCAACTGGAAGCTGCGTCGATTCTCGGCTTGGGGCGCTCGCAGATCTTTGTAGAAGTGATTTTGCCGCAGGCCGCGCGTGCCGTTTTTCCGGCGATCGTCAATAACCTGATTCAACTGCTGCTCGGCACGTCGCTTCTGTCGGCGATTGCGTTGCCGGAGTTGAGCGGGACGGCGACGGTGATCAACGCACGCACGCTGCTCTATCTCCAGACCTTCACGATCACGTTGATCGCCTATCTGGTGTTGAGCGGCGTGCTGTCGTGGATCGCAGGCCAGATCGGTACGCGTGTTTTCCATCCTCCGCTGGTCATGACGAAACGCTCGCGTCGCCCATTCTTTATGGCGCGACAAAGCGATCGCACGTGA
- the zwf gene encoding glucose-6-phosphate dehydrogenase translates to MFTDSSFTFVLFGGTGDLSMRKILPALYEAHRAGMLAESGKIVGVTRHVEDRAGYIEWVNEHVKPYVSQNGLDEAAWAGFLERIQYVKLDLGKAEDFALLRDAVSELPGIRVFYLATGPSLFVPICRALAAVGLNTNSRIVLEKPLGYDLKSSNAINDAVGEIFAEEQIYRIDHYLGKEPVQNLLALRFGNALFEPLWRREWVESIQITIAEELGVEARGDFYDNTGALRDMVQNHLLQLLSIVAMEPPHSMDSDSVRDEKLRVLRALKPIDQRDISKIAVRGQYHAGGIRGTSVPAYATEPGVKANTNTETFVALKVEIENWRWAGVPFFLRTGKRLADRVAEIVVNFRAVPHSALGPTALRPGANRLVIRLQPNETIRLYCLAKQPGEGMNLASVHLDLAFDQFFREGQMEAYQRLLLDVINGRLALFVRRDEQEAAWRWVEPILNEWAAANKPPKPYAAGTWGPAASSAMLAQHGTCWLEEEN, encoded by the coding sequence ATGTTTACCGATTCAAGTTTCACCTTCGTGCTCTTCGGCGGAACCGGCGATCTGTCGATGCGCAAGATCCTTCCTGCACTGTATGAAGCACACCGTGCGGGAATGCTGGCGGAAAGCGGCAAGATCGTTGGGGTGACGCGTCATGTCGAAGATCGCGCAGGGTATATCGAGTGGGTCAACGAACACGTCAAGCCGTACGTCTCGCAGAACGGTCTCGATGAAGCGGCGTGGGCTGGCTTCCTCGAACGCATCCAGTATGTGAAGCTCGACCTGGGCAAAGCCGAAGACTTCGCGCTGCTGCGCGATGCAGTGAGCGAGTTGCCCGGTATCCGTGTGTTCTATCTCGCCACCGGACCGTCGCTGTTCGTGCCTATCTGCCGTGCGCTCGCCGCGGTGGGCCTCAATACGAATTCGCGCATCGTGCTGGAAAAGCCGCTCGGTTACGACCTGAAGTCGTCCAACGCGATCAACGACGCAGTGGGCGAAATCTTCGCCGAAGAACAGATCTACCGCATCGACCACTATCTCGGCAAGGAGCCGGTGCAGAACCTGCTCGCGCTGCGCTTCGGCAATGCGCTCTTCGAACCGCTGTGGCGCCGCGAGTGGGTCGAGAGCATCCAGATCACAATCGCGGAAGAACTGGGCGTGGAAGCGCGCGGCGACTTCTACGACAATACCGGCGCACTGCGCGACATGGTGCAGAACCATTTGCTGCAGTTGCTCTCGATTGTGGCCATGGAGCCGCCCCACTCGATGGATTCGGACTCGGTGCGCGACGAAAAGCTGCGCGTGCTGCGGGCCTTGAAGCCCATCGATCAGCGCGACATCAGCAAGATCGCAGTGCGCGGCCAGTATCATGCGGGCGGCATCCGCGGCACCTCGGTGCCGGCGTATGCCACGGAACCGGGCGTCAAGGCGAACACCAACACCGAGACCTTCGTCGCGCTGAAGGTGGAAATCGAAAACTGGCGCTGGGCCGGCGTGCCCTTCTTCCTGCGCACCGGCAAGCGTTTGGCGGATCGCGTCGCCGAGATCGTGGTGAACTTCCGTGCAGTGCCGCATTCGGCGCTCGGACCGACAGCCCTGCGTCCGGGCGCGAACCGGCTGGTGATCCGCCTGCAACCGAACGAAACGATCCGTCTGTATTGCCTCGCCAAGCAGCCTGGCGAGGGCATGAACCTCGCTAGCGTTCACCTCGACCTCGCGTTCGACCAGTTCTTCCGCGAAGGACAGATGGAGGCTTATCAGCGTCTGTTGCTCGACGTGATCAACGGCCGGCTCGCGCTGTTTGTCCGGCGCGACGAACAGGAAGCCGCGTGGCGCTGGGTCGAACCGATCCTGAACGAATGGGCAGCCGCTAACAAGCCGCCCAAGCCCTATGCAGCAGGCACGTGGGGGCCGGCGGCCTCGAGCGCGATGCTGGCGCAGCACGGCACCTGCTGGCTCGAAGAAGAAAACTGA
- a CDS encoding carbohydrate ABC transporter permease: MTASLSGNGKATATATRRTSPMAALADRWIPKLVLSPSIVISLVFVYGFIFITGYLSLSNSRLMPRYEFVGLDRYRELFDNDVWWTSAANLGWFGIPFIAICVALGLFLAILLDQRIRNEGALRAVFLYPMALSFIVTGTAWQWILNPNLGMQKVLHDWGWTSFQFDWLDNPDRAIFCIVIAAVWQSTGFVMALFLAGLRGVDAEIFKAAQVDGATLPTIYRKIVIPSMRPVFFSVLLILCHITIKTFDLVVALTAGGPGTSSSLPAMFMYTFSFNRGQLGVGAASSMMMLATVVAVLVPLMYMESRSTRNAA, translated from the coding sequence GTGACTGCTTCTCTTAGCGGAAACGGAAAGGCCACGGCCACCGCGACCCGCCGCACGTCGCCAATGGCGGCGCTCGCCGACCGCTGGATTCCGAAGCTGGTGCTTTCTCCCAGCATCGTGATCAGTCTGGTCTTCGTTTACGGCTTCATTTTTATTACCGGCTATCTGTCGCTGTCGAATTCGCGATTGATGCCGCGCTACGAATTCGTCGGCCTCGACCGTTATCGCGAGCTGTTCGATAACGACGTCTGGTGGACTTCGGCCGCTAACCTCGGCTGGTTCGGCATTCCGTTCATTGCGATCTGCGTTGCGCTCGGGCTGTTCCTTGCGATCCTGCTGGATCAGCGCATCCGTAACGAAGGTGCATTGCGCGCCGTGTTCCTGTATCCAATGGCGCTGTCGTTCATCGTGACCGGCACGGCATGGCAATGGATTCTCAACCCCAATCTTGGCATGCAAAAGGTGCTTCACGACTGGGGTTGGACGAGCTTCCAGTTCGACTGGCTCGACAATCCGGACCGCGCGATTTTCTGTATCGTGATCGCGGCCGTCTGGCAGTCCACTGGCTTCGTGATGGCGCTGTTCCTCGCCGGCCTGCGCGGCGTGGATGCGGAAATTTTCAAGGCGGCACAGGTGGATGGCGCGACGCTGCCCACCATCTACCGCAAGATCGTGATTCCGAGCATGCGCCCGGTGTTTTTCTCGGTGCTGCTGATTCTCTGCCACATCACGATCAAGACCTTCGACCTCGTCGTCGCGTTGACGGCGGGTGGCCCGGGTACCTCGTCGTCGCTGCCGGCGATGTTCATGTACACGTTTTCGTTTAACCGCGGGCAACTGGGCGTCGGCGCTGCATCGTCGATGATGATGCTCGCGACCGTCGTGGCCGTGCTCGTGCCGCTGATGTATATGGAATCGAGGAGCACGCGTAATGCAGCCTAA